The genome window agaaagggaagcaTTCGTGAATCCCTATGCCTCTTCTTATTCTTTTTTACCTGATGTCTTGGGTTTCCCCACGTCTTCTGGTTTGACATTGGATTCGTGGATGGATGGATCGATGAGTTCCTTTTAACATAGCTCTTCTTTTAGTTATCGAATCGTGAAATTAATCCACTTTGGTAGGCGCCATGTTTGGGGAACCTAAAGCGATACATTCTTCCTTTGTAGAActagaaaattttgaaatcatGCACAAATTTTGGTTCTTGTTTGAGTTATGTCTTCCGGTTCGCATAGCTATGATCTACCCTTTTAGTGATTAATTGATTACATGATGCAAACCCTTAGGACATGATATCTGCAATTATATTATAGATTGTGAATCTTTATCTGAAATATTACCATGGTATGGTAAATCGAACAATTTGTTGGAATTGTAGTGAGTTCACAAACATTTTCTCTTATACACAGCATAATATCACAAAAATGATTGAAAGGAAGCAAATGCTTAGAACCCAAAATTTATGTCTTATAAGAGCTATCTCTGCCTTTGGGCGTCGAGAGAGATTGTCAGGGTTGAAAGTTTCTAATGACTTTTATATTTAGTGTTTTGTGCCACTAATTTGTCAGAATTAAATGAGATTTGTTGATGGTGAGATTAGATGCCAGCATTATTTGAAGTAAACTGCATCTTATACTCTGCAACCATGAAAATTATCGCTGTATCAAACTTGTTTTCCTTGTAGTTCATTAATGTTCTTTTTGAAACTATTCCTGCTATATGATCAGCAATATGATCTAGTCAGTTTCTAAGtgatttttctaagttttacatagAATCTGTTGAACTCGTATGTTATTGATGGCTATTTCATCTGTTCAATTTCTTCTAATTTACTGATGGCCATTTCTTATCTCATTAAGAAGTTTCAAAATGGAATTTCTGTTAACTTTTAGCACATTAGATGAATGATATCCACAATTCTGGGATAATTTTCTATATAGTTCATCGTTTTTCTAATTGGTGCTGGAGATTCTcgagaaaatttataaaatagaaTTCAACAGTGTGCGTGTTGTATCAAACTTTAGGAGTAATGATTCCTTTGTGGAATCTAATCTTAGCTAATCCACCATGAACCTCTGCCTCTCTGATGCGACACTTCTACTGTGTGTTGGTGTCATTCTTTTCATGTTCTAATTGAACCGATCACATTGTCTTGCCTGCTTTAATACAGGAATTGATAAAAAATGCTTGTTCATGTTACCTATTTCTACCTCGTCTCGATCAGGAAGGATATTAGGTTGATAAGAGTGTAGAAGAGCCAAATACGAATAAATGTTTAATCTTTAAGAGTCTCTCAACTTGTGGATAATTGTTGAATCACACGATACTGTATTCCCTTATGTATTACTAAAACAGAGTATGCCTAACTCACAATATTTAGGTTACCATTCCTAGCGATTCATTTGAAGTTGCATTCTTCTTTATGTGCATGTGCTAAAAACATGAACACTAAGGATTTTGTTGGGATCACATATGTGACAACCAACAAATTGGATTCGAGACCCCCAAGTCTCACCTTTGCCATATGCGATGATGTCTGAATAAAACTCACACTATAGTTATCTTTAACAGAATATCTGATCAGATCATGATGTTCCGATTAGTAATGTTGATGAGTGTTATTGGCAGATTTTTATTTGCTTTTATACCTGATGTTCAATGTCAAATATGCAATTCACTCGTCTAAACAGGTAGAAACTTTGGGAGAACATGTTCTGTAGGCAACCAGCTAGTGAATGCGAGGCTGATGGCAAAAGTCTTACTCGGTACATGTATTCTTATTTTTCTCATCTCCATCAAACGCAATTGTCATGGTTCATATTTTATTAACTTTGTTAGTGTCCTATATTTTTTTTAgccaaatagaagctcaaacttgCTAAGCTTCCATGTTTCCGATGCAAATGAATGTAAGCATGCCTCATATCTTTTTGGTGATCACTCCAAATAATAATTTGCCAAGTTTACATGATAAACAGTCAAGTCAGTTCGGTTTCAATTCTAACCAAGTTTAATTTTGATTCGAATTGAACCGTGATCCGGGCTAGCTACGAGAAGGCATGGCTTCAAGAAGTATTGCCTTTTCCTTTTATGTTCTTGAAGCAAACAAAAGGGGCAGCAGCTCAAGCATCCGTTTTAGCTCTTATTCAAGTACATTGAATCGAGAAAGTAAGGAACACTACATCAAACTTAAGCTTCTTCATCTTGTACTAATGGTTTGGAGTTTCCTCAGTGTATCAACACTTCACTTCACAGTGGGCGTCGTTGCAAAGGACCCAGACCTGATCTTTCTCCTTGAGCTCTGGATAAACTCTGCGGCCTTGTTGTTGATGGTCTTCGTCCTCGTCACCGCTGCAGTCGGTGGCGCTGGCTGCGGTTCAGCCACTGCTGCCGGTGGTGCTGGCATGGGCACTGCTTTCTCTGGAGCTCTTGGCACTGTTGTACTCCCAGGTTTGTAGGTAGTGGCAAGGGGAGGAGGTGGAACTGGAAGAGGTATAGGCTTATCTGTCGTTGGAGGTGGTGGGTCAACCTTCTGAAGCTGTTCTTTCGCCGTTGCTGCTCGCACAGGCTTTGCTGACGGAGGCAGGGTGATGGCATCGGGTTCTGGTAGTTTAGCTGGTTTTGGCTTCGTTGCAGTAGCAGGACTGTGATCGGTCTTGTGGCCGTTCATGCCGAAGTCGGAGTGGTCAGCGGTGGCgggttgcttgtggaaagttaggcGACGGATGGGCCGAAATGCTGCGTTGAAGCAGAGGGCATTGAAGAGCCTTTCGCACACGCCCAACGGCTTGGAGTCTGCTGCATCCTTTGCCATTGGAGAGTTGGTATGCCGAAGACTGGAGGTTTTGGGTGAGCGAGCGAGTTTTAATAAGCCCTTGATGAcccttttgagagagagagagagagagagagagagagagagagaatatagtAATGCATGGTGTGCCGGTGAGGTATAtgctggaagagagagagagagagagggatggcgTAGAAACGAAGTGGGAACGAAAGCGTATCGCTTTGCTTTCTTTTGTGAGATGCCAAGAAATTTTTGCTCTGTTTCCTGCGATGGAATCGTGTTCTGTTGCCTCATCGACTTTTTTAGGGGGAGAGTTCACATTATttagatgaaagcaaaaaaagcCAATGAAAGAGAGAAGATAAATTATAGTAACCAAAAGTGGACCACAACATGAGGCCCTGCTGGTATTTGACAAACAATAATGGAAACTCAACTGAGCAAACACAAGCAAGCACACCACCAAGTCAAGAACAAAGATTATACTCGATTTGAGTTCACTCCTAGAAAGATTGTCTTCTTGTTCTATGTTTTTTATATGCCTGTGATTAGGAAGAATCTTTGTACATATCAGCAAATTTTACAACAATTGTAATTTTACAACGATTAAGAAGAAGCTTATCAAATTTCGGAGTGTTACTTAAACAAGTGCCACAATATGATAACAAATTCTGAATATCACAACTACAGTCGTAAAGTCGCAACATATAAAATTCTTAATACTGTATGAGTGTAGCCATGCTCAAGCGACTTCTCCATGTTCTTCATAGATAACTCGGGTACATTCGCCTTCTTCCTCATTCTGTTCCGAAAATCTTAATGCGCTTTCACATGTATATCATTATAATACAATCGAACACtttttgaatgcataaattctAACAACTGTAAATTTGAGAATCTGTACCATGAAGAACATAATCAGGCTATGACATTCCCCAAAGAGGAATCTCACAATTTACAAAGAGAAGCAAACCACCGACTTACTTGTAAAATCAATCACATCTAACAATCACATGTCTGACAATATCGGAGATAGGATGTGATTCCTTCCTTAAGGCTACCTTTGGCAAGCTTATATCAGCTGTCAGTAGATGACAATGGCTACAGATAAGTCTAGAGCTGGCATTCATAATCTTTCAAAAGAGCCACAGCATCAAATGAGAATATTGTTAAGCTTTCTCTAAAATATCAGTGACGGAAGGTCTTGACAACTTGATCGATTCTTT of Musa acuminata AAA Group cultivar baxijiao chromosome BXJ1-7, Cavendish_Baxijiao_AAA, whole genome shotgun sequence contains these proteins:
- the LOC135679715 gene encoding vegetative cell wall protein gp1-like; this translates as MAKDAADSKPLGVCERLFNALCFNAAFRPIRRLTFHKQPATADHSDFGMNGHKTDHSPATATKPKPAKLPEPDAITLPPSAKPVRAATAKEQLQKVDPPPPTTDKPIPLPVPPPPLATTYKPGSTTVPRAPEKAVPMPAPPAAVAEPQPAPPTAAVTRTKTINNKAAEFIQSSRRKIRSGSFATTPTVK